In one Methanobacterium sp. genomic region, the following are encoded:
- a CDS encoding NAD(+) kinase, which produces MIMGLVARCDVKEAVKLAGELADFLLEKKVEIVLDLPLANELGRFKDRTCKLEDMDVDMVIAIGGDGTLLRTQSFIDHKKIPLIGINMGTVGFLTEIDPENAFSAIEEILAGNYFVERRNQLLVWHDKELPPALNEVVLMTRKPAKMLHIQISVDDEIMEELRADGLIIATPSGSTAYSMSAGGPIIDPRVKAFIIVPICPFKLGARPTVVSDESIIKVKLLREGKKAIAVIDGQFEEEINYMDEIIFRKSENCAYFVRLTKDFYRKVREKLTKGGIS; this is translated from the coding sequence ATGATTATGGGATTAGTAGCACGCTGTGATGTAAAAGAGGCTGTTAAACTTGCCGGAGAACTGGCTGATTTTTTACTAGAAAAAAAAGTCGAAATAGTTCTTGATCTTCCCCTGGCTAATGAACTGGGCAGATTTAAGGATAGAACATGCAAACTGGAAGATATGGACGTGGACATGGTGATTGCAATTGGGGGGGATGGTACCTTGCTACGCACACAGAGTTTCATCGATCACAAAAAAATCCCACTAATCGGAATCAACATGGGAACTGTGGGATTTTTAACAGAAATTGACCCTGAAAATGCTTTCAGCGCAATAGAAGAGATCCTTGCAGGAAATTACTTTGTAGAAAGGCGAAACCAGCTTTTAGTATGGCATGACAAGGAGTTACCCCCAGCCCTCAATGAAGTAGTCCTAATGACTCGTAAACCTGCAAAGATGCTTCACATCCAGATAAGTGTTGATGATGAGATAATGGAAGAATTACGTGCTGATGGGCTCATCATTGCCACCCCTAGTGGATCAACAGCATATTCCATGTCGGCAGGTGGTCCAATTATAGATCCAAGGGTTAAAGCTTTTATAATCGTCCCCATATGTCCCTTTAAACTTGGAGCTAGGCCTACAGTTGTATCTGATGAAAGTATTATTAAAGTTAAACTTTTAAGGGAGGGAAAAAAGGCTATTGCAGTTATTGATGGTCAGTTTGAAGAGGAAATTAATTATATGGATGAAATAATATTCCGCAAATCTGAAAACTGTGCCTATTTCGTCCGTTTAACTAAAGATTTCTACCGTAAAGTAAGAGAAAAGCTAACAAAAGGTGGAATAAGTTAA
- a CDS encoding bifunctional fructose-bisphosphatase/inositol-phosphate phosphatase, protein MNEKDQKFWGEVCQEVIVESQKAISPLIGLEDGGQIVKIGADGTPTTLIDNMAEKRVIDVLEGVGRPLILISEEIGQVVVGNGQPEVIMVVDPLDGTSNAVKNIPAYGISVAVAPIFDHNVNVTVQDIQMGMVKNYATEDIYSAIKGKGAFINGEKLKPSSKNDLSQISLGAYVYRMDMGKIEILCKSVRRMRILGAVALELAYVADGTYDAFVDIRNNLRIVDIAAAKLILEECGCIVTDRYGKALNGKLNVLEKTSLIATCNSSIHGEIMGILEGMK, encoded by the coding sequence ATGAATGAAAAAGACCAGAAATTTTGGGGTGAAGTATGTCAGGAGGTAATAGTTGAATCCCAAAAGGCCATATCTCCATTAATCGGTTTAGAAGATGGTGGTCAAATTGTCAAGATTGGTGCTGATGGCACTCCCACTACTTTAATTGATAACATGGCTGAAAAAAGAGTTATCGATGTTCTTGAAGGTGTTGGCAGGCCTTTAATTCTTATTAGTGAGGAAATTGGGCAAGTTGTGGTTGGTAATGGTCAACCCGAGGTGATAATGGTTGTTGATCCTTTAGATGGTACTAGTAATGCTGTAAAAAATATACCAGCCTATGGAATATCAGTTGCAGTAGCACCTATTTTTGATCATAATGTGAATGTAACTGTTCAAGATATCCAGATGGGTATGGTGAAAAATTATGCCACAGAAGATATTTACAGTGCAATAAAGGGAAAAGGAGCTTTTATTAATGGAGAAAAGCTTAAACCATCTTCAAAAAATGATTTATCACAAATATCCTTAGGGGCTTATGTTTACAGAATGGATATGGGAAAAATTGAAATTCTATGTAAAAGTGTTAGACGAATGCGAATATTAGGAGCAGTGGCATTAGAATTAGCTTACGTTGCAGATGGAACTTATGATGCATTTGTTGATATAAGAAATAATTTACGGATCGTGGATATTGCTGCTGCCAAGCTGATTCTGGAGGAGTGTGGATGTATAGTAACGGACCGTTATGGGAAAGCTCTCAATGGTAAGTTAAATGTTTTGGAGAAAACATCGTTAATTGCCACATGTAATTCTAGTATTCATGGGGAAATCATGGGTATATTGGAGGGGATGAAATGA
- a CDS encoding arginine decarboxylase, pyruvoyl-dependent: MKVSITSGKSEGPTKLNAFDNALLDAGIGNVNLIPVSSIIPASAKIVELPPIKEGKMVNCVLACEHSDQKGDLISAAIAVAISDDFGCVVEHSGLNKDPEKIKKEAESMVRYMMQVRGLDIREIIIVHESHKVKKEAVVVVAVVYLG, translated from the coding sequence ATGAAGGTCTCAATTACATCCGGAAAATCAGAAGGACCTACCAAGTTGAACGCTTTTGATAATGCCCTCCTTGATGCAGGAATTGGTAATGTGAATCTTATACCTGTTTCCAGCATTATCCCAGCAAGTGCTAAGATAGTGGAACTACCTCCTATTAAAGAGGGGAAGATGGTAAATTGTGTATTGGCTTGCGAACATTCGGACCAAAAAGGTGATTTAATAAGTGCTGCAATTGCAGTGGCTATTTCTGATGATTTTGGCTGTGTAGTGGAACATTCTGGCTTGAATAAGGATCCTGAAAAGATTAAAAAGGAAGCAGAATCTATGGTTCGATATATGATGCAAGTGAGAGGTTTGGACATCAGGGAAATCATCATAGTCCATGAGAGTCATAAAGTAAAGAAAGAAGCTGTTGTTGTTGTTGCAGTGGTCTATCTTGGATGA
- a CDS encoding translation initiation factor IF-5A: MSTKVVEVKTLKVGKYVVLDGEASKIVNIQTSSPGKHGAAKARVDAIGIFDNQKRNLVKPVDAKIEVPIIDKRTAQVLALMGSDVQLMDLETYETFEVPIPDDLRDGLIEGAEVGYIVAMSNKKLMRIK, from the coding sequence ATGTCAACTAAAGTAGTGGAAGTTAAAACTCTTAAAGTAGGCAAATACGTGGTTCTAGATGGTGAAGCGTCAAAAATTGTAAATATACAAACTTCATCCCCTGGAAAGCACGGGGCAGCCAAGGCCCGAGTAGATGCCATAGGAATTTTTGATAATCAAAAAAGAAACTTGGTAAAACCAGTGGATGCAAAAATAGAAGTACCCATAATTGATAAAAGAACAGCTCAAGTACTGGCTTTAATGGGTAGTGATGTTCAACTTATGGATTTAGAAACTTATGAGACATTTGAAGTACCTATACCCGATGATTTACGTGATGGCCTTATTGAAGGGGCGGAAGTAGGTTATATTGTAGCAATGAGCAACAAAAAGCTCATGAGAATTAAATAA
- the speB gene encoding agmatinase yields MYLYTENPLKFAFSEANFDAAHQIQDSGYGILGVPFDSTVTYQPGSRYGPFFVREASYNFENYNLFFNKNLNANVYDIGNLETIPGNIQKTCIHLKSVVSSLLEDGLTPILIGGEHSISLGVISAFNIQDATILHFDAHMDLRDDYMGEKYSHATVMRRIHDKGPFKIIQMGIRSSSLDETVFAKNNNIDFYTPNDIKFNMEKMERIIHKIKGPIYVTIDMDVLDPAYAPNVSTPAPCGINPQELENLISCLEGKEIIGFDVVEVSSTSIGDITAINAAKIILDLLFLKS; encoded by the coding sequence ATGTACCTATATACTGAAAATCCTCTTAAATTTGCTTTTTCAGAAGCAAATTTTGATGCTGCCCATCAAATTCAGGACTCTGGTTATGGTATTCTTGGAGTTCCTTTTGACAGCACCGTTACTTACCAACCAGGATCACGTTACGGACCTTTTTTTGTCAGGGAAGCTTCTTACAACTTCGAAAACTATAATCTATTTTTTAACAAAAACCTAAATGCAAATGTATATGATATTGGAAATTTGGAAACTATTCCAGGAAACATTCAAAAAACATGCATTCATCTTAAATCAGTTGTTTCTTCATTATTAGAGGATGGTTTAACCCCAATACTCATTGGTGGCGAACATAGTATTAGTTTAGGTGTGATTAGTGCTTTCAACATTCAGGATGCAACTATACTTCATTTTGATGCCCATATGGATCTTAGAGATGATTATATGGGAGAAAAATATTCTCATGCCACAGTGATGCGCAGAATACATGATAAAGGACCTTTTAAGATTATCCAAATGGGTATACGCTCTTCTTCGCTAGATGAAACAGTTTTTGCCAAGAACAATAATATTGATTTTTACACTCCAAATGACATCAAATTTAATATGGAAAAAATGGAAAGGATCATCCACAAAATTAAAGGCCCAATCTACGTCACAATAGATATGGATGTGTTGGACCCGGCATATGCCCCCAATGTTTCTACACCAGCACCATGTGGAATAAATCCGCAAGAACTGGAAAACCTAATTTCTTGTCTTGAAGGAAAAGAAATCATAGGATTTGATGTAGTTGAGGTGTCTTCAACCTCCATTGGAGATATTACTGCCATAAATGCAGCTAAAATAATTTTAGACTTATTATTTTTGAAATCATGA
- a CDS encoding TIGR00300 family protein, which produces MYTREVKLTGHIIDSLTLPKALDLIMDMGGDFKILEFEVGKRKKDTSLARIRVKSDNEQLLGEILDELAEIGAMVVEIREVNLEAASKDKTLPPDFYSTTNHPTFIRYQDEWLPVENIEMDCMIVVDPQTRKAIIKPMGKIKKGDLVVIGREGIKVMAPQRPRGKKGVFEFMGSDASSEKPLRSLIKSIADEIKEVKERGGQIAVVGGPAIIHTGSGPVLAEMIRNGIIDVIFAGNALATHDIESALYGTSLGMNVKTGEAVARGHRHHIYAINQINQAGSIKNAVKQGVLKEGVMYECVKNNVPFVLAGSIRDDGPLPDVITDVIEAQDEMRKHIPGLDMVIMIATMLHSIAVGNMLPSKVKSICVDINPATVTKLGDRGSAQVVGIVTDVGSFLPMLYHELQNNEK; this is translated from the coding sequence ATGTACACGAGAGAAGTTAAGCTTACTGGGCATATTATCGACTCCCTCACCCTACCTAAAGCATTGGACCTTATCATGGATATGGGAGGAGATTTTAAGATCCTAGAGTTTGAGGTGGGTAAACGAAAAAAAGATACCAGCCTTGCAAGAATTCGAGTTAAATCTGACAATGAACAACTATTAGGAGAAATTTTAGACGAACTGGCAGAAATTGGTGCAATGGTCGTTGAGATCCGAGAAGTTAATTTAGAGGCTGCTAGCAAGGATAAAACCTTGCCTCCTGATTTTTATTCCACAACTAATCATCCTACATTTATCCGCTACCAAGACGAATGGTTGCCTGTTGAAAATATTGAAATGGATTGTATGATCGTGGTAGACCCTCAAACTCGAAAAGCGATTATCAAGCCAATGGGTAAAATAAAAAAGGGAGATTTGGTGGTGATTGGTAGAGAAGGAATCAAAGTTATGGCGCCACAACGACCCAGGGGTAAAAAAGGAGTCTTTGAATTCATGGGAAGTGATGCATCATCAGAAAAACCACTGAGATCTCTTATAAAAAGTATAGCCGATGAGATAAAAGAAGTGAAAGAGCGTGGTGGTCAAATTGCAGTGGTTGGTGGGCCAGCAATAATCCACACTGGTTCAGGCCCTGTGTTGGCCGAGATGATTAGAAATGGAATTATTGATGTTATTTTTGCAGGTAATGCCTTGGCCACTCATGATATTGAAAGTGCACTCTACGGAACATCCTTAGGGATGAATGTAAAAACTGGTGAAGCTGTGGCACGTGGACATCGCCATCACATCTATGCCATCAACCAGATCAACCAAGCAGGCTCCATCAAGAATGCTGTAAAGCAAGGAGTGCTTAAAGAAGGCGTGATGTATGAATGTGTGAAAAATAATGTTCCATTCGTATTAGCAGGTTCTATACGGGATGATGGTCCTCTACCCGATGTTATAACTGATGTTATCGAAGCTCAAGATGAGATGAGAAAACATATCCCTGGTTTGGACATGGTTATAATGATCGCCACGATGCTCCATTCCATAGCAGTGGGCAACATGCTTCCATCCAAAGTCAAGAGTATTTGCGTGGATATTAACCCAGCCACTGTTACTAAACTGGGTGATCGTGGCAGTGCTCAAGTTGTTGGAATTGTTACTGATGTAGGATCATTCCTGCCCATGCTTTATCATGAACTCCAGAATAACGAAAAATAA
- the ade gene encoding adenine deaminase, producing MKSIIKGNFVNLLTDEIYPAEIEVENGIIKCFRKIEENFSGYILPGFIDSHIHIESSMLTPSRFAEAVVPHGTTAIIADPHEIANIMGIAGIEYMREDSAKTPLQVFFTAPSCVPATNFETSGAILGPKEIEQLMSDDQVVALGEMMNFPGVIGKDPIVLEKIGIAQNHRKPVDGHAPLLSGTELCEYVASGISTDHECTQPNEAVEKKGLGMKIMIREGSSAQNLEDLISVHGEFLVSDDKHPEDLLKGHMDQILKKAVEMGMDPLEALKMVTLNPSKHYNLNCGTLTPGKRADVVLVDDLDDFKVRKVWIGGKLVAEEGKPLFNVDPIPLESTFNVEPLKPSDFEVKSTFKEEKVRVIDVIEDQIITSEAEAILRVVNSNLQSDIKNDILKIAVVERYGHNHIANGFVKGFKLKNGAIASSVAHDSHNIIVVGTDSQQMADATNIIINNNGGLVAVVNGEHYSLKLPIAGLMSTMNASTVSSQLNQLHKVVKSMGSHLKSPFMTLSFMALLVIPKLKISDQGLFDVEKFQFVDVIK from the coding sequence ATGAAAAGCATCATAAAAGGGAATTTTGTGAATCTTTTAACTGATGAGATATACCCTGCTGAAATAGAAGTTGAAAATGGTATAATAAAGTGTTTTAGGAAAATAGAGGAAAATTTTTCAGGATATATTTTACCAGGTTTTATTGACTCACATATACACATTGAAAGTTCTATGCTAACCCCTTCACGTTTTGCTGAGGCTGTAGTGCCCCATGGGACTACTGCAATAATTGCAGACCCCCATGAAATCGCTAACATCATGGGTATCGCAGGGATCGAGTATATGAGGGAAGATTCAGCCAAAACACCACTTCAAGTTTTTTTCACTGCTCCTTCCTGCGTGCCTGCAACTAATTTTGAAACATCGGGAGCAATTTTAGGGCCAAAAGAAATCGAACAGTTAATGAGTGATGATCAAGTTGTGGCTTTAGGGGAAATGATGAACTTCCCAGGTGTAATCGGGAAAGATCCAATTGTTTTAGAAAAGATTGGAATCGCCCAAAACCATCGAAAACCAGTAGATGGTCATGCCCCCCTCCTATCTGGAACAGAACTGTGTGAATATGTGGCATCAGGCATATCCACAGACCACGAATGCACCCAACCTAATGAAGCTGTTGAAAAAAAAGGTTTAGGAATGAAGATCATGATCAGGGAAGGTTCATCAGCGCAAAATCTTGAAGATCTGATTTCAGTCCATGGAGAATTCCTAGTTTCTGATGATAAGCATCCTGAGGACTTGCTGAAGGGCCATATGGATCAAATCCTGAAAAAAGCTGTTGAAATGGGAATGGACCCCTTGGAAGCATTGAAGATGGTTACTTTGAACCCATCTAAACATTATAATTTGAACTGTGGAACATTAACACCAGGTAAACGTGCAGATGTGGTGTTGGTGGATGACCTAGATGATTTTAAAGTTCGTAAAGTTTGGATTGGCGGAAAACTAGTGGCTGAAGAAGGAAAACCACTTTTCAATGTTGATCCCATTCCATTAGAAAGTACTTTCAATGTTGAACCATTAAAACCATCTGATTTTGAAGTTAAATCAACATTTAAAGAAGAAAAAGTCAGAGTGATTGATGTAATAGAAGACCAAATAATTACATCAGAAGCAGAAGCCATTTTAAGAGTTGTTAATAGTAACTTGCAATCTGATATCAAAAATGACATCCTAAAAATTGCAGTTGTAGAAAGATATGGGCATAATCACATTGCCAATGGGTTTGTAAAAGGTTTCAAATTAAAGAATGGTGCTATTGCTTCCAGTGTTGCTCATGATTCTCATAATATTATCGTTGTTGGTACAGATAGTCAACAGATGGCAGATGCTACAAATATAATAATAAATAACAATGGAGGGCTTGTTGCAGTAGTTAATGGAGAACATTATTCCCTTAAACTACCAATTGCAGGACTCATGAGCACTATGAATGCTTCAACAGTTTCATCACAACTGAATCAGTTACATAAAGTGGTTAAATCCATGGGTTCACATCTTAAATCGCCATTTATGACCCTATCCTTTATGGCACTTCTAGTTATTCCCAAACTAAAAATCAGTGATCAGGGCTTATTTGATGTTGAAAAATTTCAATTCGTTGATGTAATAAAATAG
- a CDS encoding MBL fold metallo-hydrolase: MKIVPLAFESMGVRSMATFIETDQKILIDPGTSIAPKRFGFPPWKDEFDALHTTRARVQKYAKKADILTLSHYHHDHFTPFSLGRYLDSSPRYAEEMCRGKKLFIKHPTENINKSQQKRARLFLKNLKVMGVMDIHYADGNSFQAGDTLLRFSEPLPHGKEGSHLGFVITTTIEWEGEKFMHASDVQGPLYEGAKKLILNENPDTLILSGPPIYLEGFALEKQDILLAKENLTEISQKIPRVIVDHHLLRDLRCFDFIKGVKDESKGEIMVASELLGKKPFLLEARRKEFYF, encoded by the coding sequence ATGAAAATTGTCCCACTGGCCTTTGAAAGTATGGGTGTCAGATCCATGGCCACTTTCATTGAAACTGATCAGAAGATTTTGATTGATCCTGGGACATCCATTGCCCCCAAAAGGTTCGGATTCCCCCCATGGAAGGATGAATTTGATGCACTCCATACAACCCGGGCTAGAGTGCAGAAGTATGCTAAAAAAGCAGATATTCTGACTTTAAGCCATTACCATCATGACCATTTCACCCCGTTCAGCTTAGGAAGGTATTTAGACTCATCACCCCGATACGCTGAGGAGATGTGCCGGGGAAAGAAACTATTCATAAAGCATCCCACAGAAAATATTAACAAGAGTCAACAAAAACGGGCTAGGCTTTTTTTAAAGAATTTAAAAGTTATGGGAGTTATGGATATTCATTATGCTGATGGTAATTCATTCCAGGCCGGAGATACCCTTCTTAGATTTTCAGAACCCCTGCCCCATGGCAAAGAAGGAAGCCACTTGGGTTTTGTTATAACTACAACCATTGAATGGGAAGGTGAAAAATTCATGCACGCCTCTGATGTGCAGGGACCCCTTTATGAAGGTGCTAAAAAACTCATACTAAATGAAAACCCAGATACCCTTATCTTAAGCGGCCCGCCAATCTATCTCGAAGGTTTTGCCCTAGAAAAGCAAGACATATTACTGGCTAAAGAAAATTTGACGGAAATATCCCAGAAAATTCCCAGAGTAATTGTTGACCATCATCTTTTAAGGGATCTGCGTTGTTTTGATTTTATCAAAGGAGTGAAGGATGAATCAAAGGGTGAAATCATGGTGGCATCTGAACTTCTGGGTAAAAAACCGTTTCTACTTGAAGCACGGCGAAAAGAATTTTACTTCTAA
- a CDS encoding DUF447 family protein: MIDKNSLNLYSLGMEKGLLYETILTTINSDGTPNAAPIGVICKDDHEIVIYLHKGSKTYDNVRREKSFHVNILNDPMIFAESTIGNLENKEFKSDEGDGYFIKRAEAFFRAEIISEKLVHRKDHLGTFTTYVIRAKVLRIVKNQEHIQPLNRAIYGIIEALVYVSRINLASADEKKVYLDRISEISRVVNKVGSEDHKGAMKKIWKSLEEKNHINVD, from the coding sequence ATGATTGATAAAAATAGTTTAAACCTTTATTCACTGGGAATGGAGAAGGGTCTCCTTTATGAAACAATACTCACCACCATAAATTCAGATGGAACTCCAAATGCAGCACCTATAGGTGTTATCTGTAAAGATGATCATGAAATAGTAATTTATCTCCACAAAGGATCCAAAACCTACGACAATGTACGGCGTGAAAAAAGTTTTCATGTGAACATACTAAACGATCCAATGATTTTCGCTGAATCCACCATAGGAAACCTAGAAAATAAAGAATTCAAATCAGATGAAGGCGATGGATATTTCATTAAAAGGGCAGAAGCCTTTTTCAGAGCTGAAATTATCAGTGAAAAACTGGTTCATCGCAAAGACCACTTGGGTACTTTCACCACCTATGTGATCAGGGCTAAAGTTTTGAGGATTGTTAAAAACCAAGAACATATTCAACCATTAAATAGGGCTATTTATGGAATAATTGAGGCTTTGGTATACGTTAGCAGGATAAATCTTGCATCTGCAGATGAAAAAAAGGTTTATTTAGACAGAATTAGTGAAATTTCCAGGGTAGTGAATAAAGTAGGCTCAGAGGACCATAAAGGAGCTATGAAGAAGATATGGAAATCTCTTGAAGAGAAAAACCATATCAATGTGGACTGA
- a CDS encoding DUF2124 domain-containing protein, which translates to MREVGKFKGLKGNFTAFRKEIEHADKVTFVGIPGVCSPFAELFAYAIRDKESVFVPKTDISMARKIERTPLGMQFTEEADPHSNVVALLGGLSMPQYEVKLEDVQKMLNNILKLDGKIIGLCYMGMFEKAGWDEKIDFHCIINGALNGEIYK; encoded by the coding sequence ATGAGAGAAGTAGGGAAATTCAAAGGATTAAAAGGGAACTTCACGGCTTTTAGGAAAGAAATAGAACATGCAGACAAAGTAACATTTGTAGGCATTCCTGGTGTTTGCAGTCCATTTGCAGAACTTTTTGCCTATGCAATTAGAGATAAAGAATCAGTTTTCGTGCCAAAAACTGATATTAGTATGGCACGTAAAATTGAACGTACACCACTGGGCATGCAATTTACAGAAGAAGCAGACCCCCATAGCAATGTGGTGGCGCTGTTGGGAGGACTATCTATGCCACAGTACGAGGTAAAACTGGAAGATGTGCAGAAAATGTTAAATAACATCCTGAAACTTGATGGAAAAATCATAGGTTTATGTTACATGGGCATGTTTGAAAAAGCAGGATGGGATGAAAAAATTGATTTTCATTGCATAATTAACGGTGCTTTAAACGGTGAAATATATAAATAG
- a CDS encoding GMP synthase subunit A has protein sequence MMILVVNNHGQYNHRINRTLNYLKISSELVPNTTPLNEIEDKEPVGIIIGGGPSVERSGKSSQYIKKLDYPILGICLGHQILAQTCGGQIDSASSESFAQIQINILDENDIFKGMGPQLDVWASHKDEVTKIPPKFTILASSSICDIEAMKHKDKPLYGIQFHPEVHHTPKGPKVFENFYTVCLEYLKRT, from the coding sequence ATTATGATATTAGTGGTTAACAATCACGGACAGTACAATCACCGTATTAATCGTACATTGAATTACCTCAAAATATCATCAGAACTGGTGCCTAACACTACACCCCTCAACGAAATTGAAGATAAAGAACCAGTAGGAATTATTATTGGAGGAGGACCTTCAGTAGAAAGATCCGGCAAAAGTTCCCAATACATAAAAAAACTGGATTATCCTATTCTAGGCATTTGCTTAGGCCACCAAATTTTGGCCCAAACATGTGGTGGTCAGATCGATTCTGCAAGTTCAGAAAGTTTTGCACAAATTCAAATCAATATTCTGGACGAAAATGATATATTTAAAGGCATGGGCCCCCAATTAGATGTTTGGGCTTCCCATAAGGACGAAGTAACTAAAATACCCCCTAAATTTACAATTCTAGCTTCATCATCCATATGTGACATTGAAGCCATGAAACATAAGGATAAACCATTATATGGAATACAATTCCATCCAGAGGTTCATCATACTCCCAAGGGGCCGAAAGTGTTTGAAAATTTCTACACAGTCTGTTTAGAATATTTAAAAAGAACATAA